A window of Apium graveolens cultivar Ventura chromosome 8, ASM990537v1, whole genome shotgun sequence contains these coding sequences:
- the LOC141678533 gene encoding short-chain dehydrogenase TIC 32, chloroplastic-like yields the protein MLLLVENSKKKSCKRRPMLELMSWRLISIQWIRNNVGIIPAAKFTFSKDNIEQVFAVNHLGQFLLTNLLLDTMKKTARESQIEGRIINLSSDLHKRGVDKEGIVFDEINDEKSDDSEKCCCWWKTQRRILAKDAQC from the exons ATGTTGCTGCTGGTGGAAAACTCAAAGAAGAAATCTTGCAAAAGACGCCCAATGCTAGAATTGATGTCATGGAGATTGATCTCAATTCAATGGATTCG TAACAATGTAGGTATCATACCTGCTGCCAAGTTCACGTTTTCAAAAGACAACATTGAACAAGTATTTGCAGTCAACCATTTGG GTCAATTTCTTTTGACGAACCTTTTGTTGGACACCATGAAAAAGACAGCCCGTGAAAGCCAGATTGAGGGAAGAATTATTAATCTATCATCGGACTTGCACAAACGGGGTGTTGACAAAGAAGGAATTGTTTTTGATGAGATCAACGACGAGAAAAG TGATGACAGTGAGAAATGTTGCTGCTGGTGGAAAACTCAAAGAAGAATTCTTGCAAAAGATGCCCAATGCTAG